Proteins from a single region of Mumia flava:
- the greA gene encoding transcription elongation factor GreA, whose translation MTTSNENVIWLTQEAYDALQAELDHLRGPARTEIATKIAEARDEGDLRENGGYHAAREEQGKAEARIRQLEDMLRRAQVGEQRADDGLVETGMIITIRFAGDDDTESFLLGSREMLALDGSVDIEVFSPQSPLGSAILGKRAGETASYEAPNGSTVSVEIVDAKPYVG comes from the coding sequence ATGACCACGTCGAACGAGAACGTCATCTGGCTCACCCAGGAGGCCTACGACGCCCTCCAGGCCGAGCTGGACCATCTTCGTGGGCCTGCGCGGACCGAGATCGCCACGAAGATCGCCGAGGCCCGCGACGAAGGCGACCTGCGTGAGAACGGCGGCTACCACGCCGCGCGTGAGGAGCAGGGCAAGGCCGAGGCCCGGATCCGCCAGCTCGAGGACATGCTGCGCCGCGCGCAGGTCGGCGAGCAGCGCGCCGACGACGGCCTGGTCGAGACCGGCATGATCATCACCATCAGGTTCGCCGGCGACGACGACACCGAGTCCTTCCTGCTCGGCTCCCGGGAGATGCTCGCCCTCGACGGATCCGTCGACATCGAGGTCTTCTCCCCGCAGTCCCCGCTCGGCTCCGCCATCCTCGGCAAGCGCGCCGGCGAGACGGCGTCGTACGAAGCGCCGAACGGCAGCACCGTCAGCGTCGAGATCGTCGACGCCAAGCCGTACGTCGGCTGA
- the ilvA gene encoding threonine ammonia-lyase, which translates to MTVTLAEVRAAEAMLAGIASRTPVQGSRPLSDLLGRRVVLKCENLQRAGSFKIRGAYVRIARLRPEERARGVVAASAGNHAQGVALAASLVGTRAKVYMPEGAPLPKLEATLAYGAEVETAGTSVESALEAAHAYAERTGAVLIHPFDHPDVVAGQGTLGLEILEQVPEATTIVVPVGGGGLVAGIALAARAVRPDVRVVGVQAEHVAAYPPSLAQGTPTSVEGRRTMADGIAVSRPGDVPFEQVARWVDDVVTVGEESLSRALLMMLERAKQVVEPAGAAAVAALMEHPGQFAGEGPLVAVLSGGNIDPLLLMRVVRHGLAAAGRFLSFSARIPDRPGALEELLRVLAQMEVNVLDVVHERTSATLGVDEVEVALSVEARGPEHRARVEEALRTRGYVLHYR; encoded by the coding sequence GTGACCGTCACCCTCGCCGAGGTCAGGGCCGCGGAGGCGATGCTCGCCGGCATCGCGTCGCGGACGCCGGTCCAGGGATCGCGGCCGCTGTCGGACCTGCTGGGCCGTCGCGTCGTGCTCAAGTGCGAGAACCTCCAGCGCGCCGGGTCGTTCAAGATCCGCGGCGCGTACGTCCGGATCGCGCGGCTGCGACCCGAGGAACGGGCGCGCGGCGTCGTCGCGGCGAGTGCCGGCAACCACGCGCAGGGCGTCGCGCTCGCGGCCTCGCTCGTCGGGACGCGAGCCAAGGTCTACATGCCCGAGGGCGCTCCGCTGCCGAAGCTCGAGGCGACCCTCGCGTACGGTGCGGAGGTCGAGACCGCCGGCACGAGCGTCGAGAGTGCGCTCGAGGCGGCCCACGCGTACGCGGAGCGGACCGGTGCCGTGCTGATCCACCCGTTCGACCACCCCGACGTGGTCGCCGGCCAGGGGACCCTGGGGCTGGAGATCCTCGAGCAGGTGCCCGAGGCGACGACGATCGTCGTCCCGGTCGGTGGTGGCGGGCTGGTCGCCGGGATCGCGCTCGCGGCCCGCGCGGTGCGCCCGGACGTCCGGGTCGTGGGGGTCCAGGCCGAGCACGTCGCCGCGTACCCGCCGTCGCTCGCTCAGGGCACCCCGACCTCCGTGGAGGGTCGGCGGACGATGGCTGACGGGATCGCGGTCTCGCGCCCCGGTGACGTCCCGTTCGAACAGGTGGCGCGCTGGGTCGACGACGTCGTCACCGTGGGCGAGGAGTCGCTGAGCCGTGCGCTGCTGATGATGCTCGAGCGGGCCAAGCAGGTCGTGGAACCGGCCGGTGCCGCCGCGGTCGCCGCGCTGATGGAGCATCCCGGACAGTTCGCAGGAGAGGGTCCGCTGGTCGCCGTGCTGAGCGGCGGCAACATCGATCCGCTGCTGCTCATGCGGGTCGTCCGCCACGGGCTGGCGGCCGCGGGGCGGTTCCTGTCGTTCTCCGCGCGGATCCCGGACCGACCCGGTGCGCTCGAAGAGCTGCTGCGCGTCCTGGCGCAGATGGAGGTCAACGTCCTCGACGTCGTCCACGAGCGCACCTCGGCGACGCTCGGGGTCGACGAGGTCGAGGTCGCGCTCAGCGTCGAGGCGCGAGGGCCCGAGCACCGCGCGCGGGTCGAGGAGGCCCTGCGGACCCGCGGGTACGTCCTCCACTACCGCTGA
- a CDS encoding isoprenyl transferase gives MTRGHRVSVRDLLYSAYERTILGHLRPDQVPAHVGVIVDGNRRWARGAGAGVTGGYQAGADKITEFLGWCDELDVKVVTLWLLSTDNLHRPEDELRALLDVITDLVDALTESRRWHVRLIGNLDLLPSDVAEGLRRAARATSDVDGLEVNLCVGYGGRQELADAVRSLLREQAEHGRTLDEVAESIDVEHIADHLYTKGQPDPDLVIRTSGEQRLSGFLLWQSVHSEFYFCEALWPAFRRVDFLRAIRSYAERERRFGQ, from the coding sequence ATCACGAGAGGACACCGCGTGTCGGTTCGCGACCTGCTCTACTCCGCCTACGAGCGCACGATCCTGGGGCACCTGCGGCCCGACCAGGTCCCGGCGCACGTCGGCGTGATCGTGGACGGCAACCGTCGCTGGGCCCGCGGGGCCGGTGCCGGTGTGACCGGCGGCTACCAGGCCGGGGCCGACAAGATCACCGAGTTCCTCGGCTGGTGCGACGAGCTCGATGTGAAAGTCGTCACGCTGTGGCTGCTCTCGACCGACAACCTGCACCGGCCCGAGGACGAGCTGCGGGCGCTGCTCGACGTCATCACCGACCTGGTCGATGCCCTGACCGAGTCGCGCCGCTGGCACGTCCGGCTGATCGGCAACCTCGATCTCCTGCCCAGCGACGTCGCGGAGGGGCTGCGGCGCGCCGCTCGCGCGACCAGCGACGTCGACGGACTGGAGGTCAACCTCTGCGTCGGGTACGGGGGGCGTCAGGAGCTCGCCGACGCGGTCCGCTCGCTGCTGCGCGAGCAGGCCGAGCACGGCCGTACCCTCGACGAGGTCGCCGAGTCCATCGACGTCGAGCACATCGCCGACCACCTCTACACCAAGGGGCAGCCCGACCCGGACCTCGTGATCCGGACCTCGGGGGAGCAGCGGCTGTCCGGCTTCCTGCTCTGGCAGAGCGTGCACTCGGAGTTCTACTTCTGCGAGGCGCTGTGGCCGGCGTTCCGGCGGGTCGACTTCCTCCGGGCGATCCGGTCGTACGCGGAGCGCGAACGTCGCTTCGGTCAGTGA
- a CDS encoding DUF4307 domain-containing protein, producing MSSTPSDLSTSRYGRRTAPGRRFWIVLAVVGVGLGVLGSWWLSSWQQDQVTAAAKVVAYDVLSDHQIEVTIDAFHVDGRAAECDVAAQAVDHTYVGERTIAVPAADDDRTSVREVIDTERRAVSADVTSCRLTD from the coding sequence ATGTCGAGCACGCCGTCGGACCTGTCCACCTCCCGGTACGGCCGCCGCACCGCTCCCGGTCGGCGGTTCTGGATCGTCCTGGCGGTCGTCGGGGTCGGTCTGGGCGTGCTGGGCTCCTGGTGGCTCTCGTCGTGGCAGCAGGACCAGGTCACCGCCGCGGCCAAGGTGGTCGCGTACGACGTGCTGTCGGACCACCAGATCGAGGTGACGATCGACGCGTTCCACGTCGACGGGCGGGCCGCGGAGTGCGACGTGGCCGCGCAGGCCGTCGACCACACCTACGTCGGGGAGAGGACGATCGCGGTGCCCGCCGCCGACGACGACCGGACCTCGGTCCGTGAGGTGATCGACACCGAGCGCCGCGCCGTCTCGGCCGACGTGACGTCCTGCCGACTGACCGACTGA
- the mca gene encoding mycothiol conjugate amidase Mca, giving the protein MAEKLRLMHVHAHPDDESSKGAASTAKYVAEGVDVHVVTCTGGERGSILNPSFDHPGIKDNPELIGEIRREEMDRAREILGIKQDWLGFVDSGWPEGDPPPPLPEGCFGLVPVEEAAKPLIALMRSFRPHVVTTYDENGGYPHPDHIMCHKISVEAFEKAGDATAYPELGDPWQPQKLYYHRGWSRARAEAVDAALQRHGLEPIYAERLEKWKVDPDEEKRLTTRVPCADYFGVADDALRAHATQIDPNGHWFAVPHEVRAEAWPTEDYQLVTSHVPTSVPEDDLFAGLR; this is encoded by the coding sequence GTGGCCGAGAAGTTGCGCCTCATGCACGTGCATGCACATCCCGACGACGAGTCGAGCAAGGGTGCTGCGTCGACGGCGAAGTACGTGGCCGAGGGCGTCGACGTGCACGTGGTGACGTGCACCGGAGGGGAGCGCGGCTCGATCCTGAACCCGAGCTTCGACCATCCCGGGATCAAGGACAATCCCGAGCTGATCGGCGAGATCCGGCGCGAGGAGATGGACCGGGCCCGCGAGATCCTCGGGATCAAGCAGGACTGGCTGGGCTTCGTGGACTCGGGGTGGCCCGAGGGCGACCCGCCCCCGCCGCTGCCGGAGGGGTGCTTCGGGCTGGTGCCGGTCGAGGAGGCAGCCAAGCCGCTGATCGCGCTGATGCGTTCGTTCCGGCCGCACGTCGTGACGACGTACGACGAGAACGGCGGCTATCCGCACCCGGACCACATCATGTGCCACAAGATCAGCGTGGAGGCGTTCGAGAAGGCCGGCGACGCCACCGCGTACCCCGAGCTGGGCGACCCGTGGCAGCCGCAGAAGCTGTACTACCACCGCGGCTGGTCGCGTGCGCGTGCCGAGGCGGTCGACGCCGCGCTGCAGCGCCACGGGCTCGAGCCGATCTACGCCGAGCGGCTGGAGAAGTGGAAGGTGGACCCCGACGAGGAGAAGCGGCTGACGACGCGGGTGCCGTGCGCGGACTACTTCGGCGTCGCCGACGACGCCCTGCGGGCGCACGCGACGCAGATCGACCCGAACGGCCACTGGTTCGCCGTGCCGCACGAGGTCCGCGCGGAGGCCTGGCCGACCGAGGACTACCAGCTGGTCACCTCGCACGTGCCGACGTCGGTCCCCGAGGACGACCTGTTCGCGGGCCTGCGCTGA
- a CDS encoding cystathionine gamma-synthase, with protein sequence MTDYGFETRAIHAGQEPDPRTGAVVPAIYATSTYKQDGVGGLREGYEYSRSANPTRTALEECLASLEGGPAALAFASGLAAEDTLLRALTSPGDHVVIPDDAYGGTFRLFDKVETRWGLAYDAAAVADVDAVRAAIRPGSTKIVWVETPTNPLLGIADIAALAEVAHEAGALLVVDNTFASPYLQQPLALGADVVVHSTTKYAGGHSDVVGGALVVGDEALEEPLRFHQNAMGAVAGPFDAWLVLRGLKTLGIRMERHCDNAEAVVAFLQGRPEVAEVIYPGLVEHPGHAVAARQMRRFGGMVSFRMTAGEQAALGVVEHTELFTLAESLGGVESLIEHPGRMTHASAAGSPLEVPSDLIRVSVGIETGDDLVADLERAFERYARG encoded by the coding sequence GTGACTGACTACGGCTTCGAGACGCGTGCGATCCATGCGGGGCAGGAGCCCGACCCCCGGACGGGGGCGGTGGTCCCCGCGATCTACGCGACCAGCACCTACAAGCAGGACGGGGTCGGCGGTCTGCGCGAGGGGTACGAGTACTCGCGCAGCGCCAACCCCACCCGGACCGCCCTCGAGGAGTGCCTCGCCTCCCTCGAGGGCGGTCCGGCCGCGCTCGCGTTCGCCAGCGGCCTGGCCGCCGAGGACACGCTCCTGCGCGCACTGACCTCGCCGGGTGACCACGTGGTCATCCCCGACGACGCGTACGGCGGCACGTTCCGGCTGTTCGACAAGGTCGAGACGCGGTGGGGTCTGGCCTACGACGCGGCCGCGGTCGCCGACGTCGACGCGGTCCGCGCCGCGATCCGCCCGGGCAGCACGAAGATCGTCTGGGTCGAGACGCCGACGAACCCGCTGCTCGGGATCGCCGACATCGCCGCGCTGGCCGAGGTCGCGCACGAGGCCGGCGCTCTGCTCGTCGTCGACAACACGTTCGCCTCGCCGTACCTCCAGCAGCCGCTCGCCCTCGGCGCGGACGTCGTCGTGCACTCGACGACGAAGTACGCCGGCGGGCACTCCGACGTCGTCGGCGGCGCGCTGGTCGTCGGTGACGAGGCGCTCGAGGAGCCGCTGCGGTTCCACCAGAACGCGATGGGTGCGGTCGCGGGCCCGTTCGACGCGTGGCTCGTGCTGCGCGGTCTGAAGACCCTCGGGATCCGGATGGAGCGCCACTGCGACAACGCCGAGGCGGTCGTCGCGTTCCTGCAGGGCCGACCCGAGGTGGCCGAGGTGATCTACCCGGGTCTGGTCGAGCATCCCGGCCACGCGGTCGCCGCCCGCCAGATGCGCCGCTTCGGCGGGATGGTGTCGTTCCGGATGACCGCCGGTGAGCAGGCCGCGCTCGGCGTCGTGGAGCACACCGAGCTCTTCACGCTCGCCGAGTCCCTCGGCGGCGTCGAGTCGTTGATCGAGCACCCCGGCCGGATGACGCACGCGTCGGCCGCCGGGTCGCCCCTGGAGGTGCCCTCCGACCTGATCCGGGTCAGCGTGGGGATCGAGACCGGGGACGACCTCGTCGCGGACCTCGAGCGGGCCTTCGAGCGGTACGCCCGGGGCTGA
- a CDS encoding DUF1206 domain-containing protein, which produces MTSSVQQARHSKPFEIGAKIGLVTYGVVHLLLAWIALQVAWGGSGQSASQTGALATMADDTVGTVILWLTGIGLIALTLWQVSDAIWGFGDLDQPKRGFKKTTAVGRAILYAVLAFTAFRYATGAAGGSSGSGKTEETATAKLMNAPGGPWLVAAVGVGILAVGIYQIYKGLSGSFTKELDGAATAGSGGTLVERLGQVGYTSKGIALGIIGVLFGIAAATHDPKKAGGLDDALRTLKEQPFGPYLLTAVAVGIAAFGVYCFFWAKHVKHREK; this is translated from the coding sequence GTGACCTCCTCCGTGCAGCAAGCCCGACACAGCAAGCCCTTCGAGATCGGCGCCAAGATCGGCCTCGTGACGTACGGGGTCGTCCACCTGCTGCTCGCGTGGATCGCCCTCCAGGTCGCGTGGGGCGGCAGCGGCCAGAGCGCCAGCCAGACGGGCGCGCTCGCCACGATGGCCGACGACACCGTCGGGACGGTGATCCTGTGGCTGACCGGCATCGGCCTGATCGCCCTTACGCTGTGGCAGGTGAGCGACGCCATCTGGGGCTTCGGCGACCTCGACCAGCCCAAGCGTGGCTTCAAGAAGACCACAGCCGTCGGCCGCGCGATCCTGTACGCGGTGCTGGCGTTCACGGCGTTCCGCTACGCCACCGGCGCCGCAGGAGGCTCCAGCGGGTCCGGCAAGACCGAGGAGACCGCGACCGCGAAGCTCATGAACGCGCCCGGCGGCCCGTGGCTCGTCGCCGCCGTCGGGGTCGGGATCCTCGCGGTGGGGATCTATCAGATCTACAAGGGCCTGTCGGGATCGTTCACCAAGGAGCTCGACGGCGCCGCGACGGCCGGATCGGGCGGCACGCTCGTCGAGCGGCTCGGCCAGGTGGGCTACACCTCCAAGGGCATCGCGCTCGGCATCATCGGCGTCCTCTTCGGCATCGCCGCCGCGACCCACGACCCGAAGAAGGCCGGCGGCCTCGACGACGCGCTGCGGACGCTCAAGGAGCAGCCGTTCGGCCCGTACCTGCTCACGGCGGTCGCCGTCGGCATCGCCGCGTTCGGCGTCTACTGCTTCTTCTGGGCGAAGCACGTCAAGCACCGGGAGAAGTAG
- a CDS encoding AI-2E family transporter produces the protein MAGPTEPRDVDRDVPYGIRLGAAWSWRLIVIAVVAYGVFLVLGYFSEITVPIAIAVLITALAVPAVDALERLRVPRLAGALAVVLGGIALVAGMLTLIGQQVATQFDDLRDQLIVGIDEIQDWARTGPLGLSDDQLSGWLDDVTQALQDAGSTDLVSRVTAVGTTVTHFVAGLFIALFATYFFLYQGKRIWGWVTRLVPQAARERVDSSGRVAWTTLTGFVRATVLVALVDAIGIALVAVVLNVPLALAIATLVFLGAFIPIIGAFLSGLVAVMVALVAQGPWVAVLMLIGVIAVQQLESHVLQPFLMGAFVAVHPLAIIAAIAAGATLAGIVGALLAVPTVACVNSVVRHLAPGWAAYRQPHGPPGSGAPPAADSDSPLADSPGPADRGDRPGGGRTPEADHDGRRDQPDEENP, from the coding sequence GTGGCCGGACCGACCGAGCCGCGTGACGTGGACCGCGACGTTCCGTACGGGATCCGTCTGGGTGCCGCCTGGTCGTGGCGGCTGATCGTGATCGCCGTCGTCGCCTACGGCGTCTTCCTGGTCCTCGGCTACTTCTCCGAGATCACCGTGCCGATCGCGATCGCCGTGCTGATCACCGCCCTGGCGGTCCCGGCGGTCGACGCGCTGGAGCGGCTCCGCGTGCCCAGGCTCGCCGGGGCCCTCGCGGTCGTGCTGGGTGGGATCGCCCTGGTCGCGGGGATGCTCACGCTGATCGGCCAGCAGGTCGCCACCCAGTTCGACGACCTGCGGGACCAGCTGATCGTCGGCATCGACGAGATCCAGGACTGGGCCCGGACCGGACCGCTGGGCCTGTCCGACGACCAGCTCTCCGGCTGGCTCGACGACGTCACCCAGGCGCTCCAGGACGCCGGCTCGACCGACCTCGTCAGCCGGGTCACCGCTGTCGGCACGACGGTCACCCACTTCGTCGCCGGGCTCTTCATCGCGCTGTTCGCCACCTACTTCTTCCTCTACCAGGGCAAGCGGATCTGGGGGTGGGTCACCCGCCTGGTCCCGCAGGCCGCGCGGGAGCGGGTCGACTCGTCCGGACGCGTCGCGTGGACGACGCTGACCGGATTCGTCCGCGCGACGGTGCTGGTCGCCCTCGTCGACGCGATCGGCATCGCGCTGGTCGCCGTCGTGCTCAACGTCCCGCTCGCCCTCGCGATCGCGACCCTCGTCTTCCTCGGTGCCTTCATCCCGATCATCGGCGCGTTCCTGTCGGGGCTGGTCGCCGTGATGGTCGCGCTCGTGGCCCAGGGGCCCTGGGTGGCCGTGCTGATGCTGATCGGCGTGATCGCGGTCCAGCAGCTCGAGTCCCACGTCCTGCAGCCGTTCCTGATGGGCGCGTTCGTCGCGGTCCACCCGCTGGCGATCATCGCCGCGATCGCGGCCGGCGCGACCCTCGCGGGGATCGTCGGTGCCCTGCTCGCGGTGCCGACCGTCGCCTGCGTGAACTCGGTCGTACGGCACCTCGCGCCGGGCTGGGCGGCGTACCGACAACCCCACGGGCCACCAGGGTCCGGCGCGCCGCCGGCCGCCGACTCGGACAGCCCGCTCGCGGACTCGCCCGGCCCCGCCGACCGCGGCGACCGTCCGGGCGGCGGTCGCACGCCCGAGGCCGACCACGACGGCCGGCGCGATCAGCCCGACGAGGAGAATCCGTGA
- the trhA gene encoding PAQR family membrane homeostasis protein TrhA, producing the protein MSNHEVIHASGLDVGTRLRDAVDEIKPRLRGWLHAATWPLALAAFVVLLVLAPGAASKTGVAVYMASALLLFGVSAVYHVGRWGPRAQLALKRVDHANIFLLIAGSYTPFALILLEPRDAAMLLAMVWGGALGGVAFRVFWVDAPRWLYTPMYVMLGWAAVLWREEFVAATSTAVIVLIVVGGVLYSLGAVVYGLRRPDPFPRWFGFHEVFHTLTIAAFVTHYVGISIAAYALR; encoded by the coding sequence GTGAGCAACCACGAGGTCATCCACGCGTCCGGTCTCGACGTCGGCACGCGCCTGCGCGACGCCGTCGACGAGATCAAGCCTAGACTGCGCGGCTGGTTGCACGCCGCCACGTGGCCGCTGGCGCTCGCGGCCTTCGTCGTGCTGCTCGTGCTCGCCCCCGGCGCCGCCTCGAAGACCGGGGTCGCGGTCTACATGGCGAGCGCGCTGCTGCTCTTCGGGGTCAGCGCCGTCTACCACGTCGGGCGTTGGGGTCCGCGCGCCCAGCTCGCGCTCAAGCGCGTGGACCACGCGAACATCTTCCTGCTGATCGCCGGGTCCTACACGCCCTTCGCCCTGATCCTGCTCGAGCCCCGCGACGCCGCGATGCTGCTCGCGATGGTGTGGGGCGGCGCGCTCGGCGGGGTGGCGTTCCGGGTGTTCTGGGTCGACGCGCCGCGCTGGCTCTACACGCCGATGTACGTGATGCTCGGCTGGGCCGCGGTCCTGTGGCGTGAGGAGTTCGTCGCCGCGACCTCGACGGCCGTCATCGTCCTGATCGTCGTCGGCGGCGTGCTCTACTCCCTCGGCGCCGTCGTCTACGGGCTCAGGCGCCCGGACCCGTTCCCGCGGTGGTTCGGGTTCCACGAGGTGTTCCACACGCTCACCATCGCGGCCTTCGTCACGCACTACGTCGGCATCTCGATCGCCGCGTACGCCTTGCGCTGA
- a CDS encoding class I SAM-dependent methyltransferase: MDASAWDLRYTEQPQPFGRTPNATLVAALAGLRPGRAIDLACGDGRHAAWLADRGWQVDAVDFSAAAIEAARAAGQEEDHRTERIRWYVDDALSWDPPTRVDLVLVAYLQVERLDLALGRARTWLAPGGRLVYLGHARENLAYGVGGPRDAEVLPTPTSLAAALDGMQIETLHHVVRATGAGDAYDVLAVAGEFEG, encoded by the coding sequence ATGGACGCCTCTGCGTGGGACCTGCGCTACACCGAGCAGCCGCAACCCTTCGGCCGGACCCCGAACGCGACCCTCGTCGCCGCGCTCGCGGGCCTGCGTCCGGGCCGCGCGATCGACCTCGCGTGCGGCGACGGGCGGCACGCCGCCTGGCTGGCGGACAGGGGCTGGCAGGTGGACGCCGTCGACTTCTCGGCGGCGGCCATCGAGGCGGCGCGTGCGGCGGGACAGGAGGAGGACCACCGGACCGAGCGGATCAGGTGGTACGTCGACGACGCGCTCTCGTGGGACCCGCCGACGCGCGTCGACCTGGTGCTCGTGGCCTACCTCCAGGTCGAGCGGCTGGACCTCGCGCTCGGACGCGCCCGCACCTGGCTCGCTCCCGGAGGCCGGCTCGTGTACCTCGGGCACGCCCGGGAGAACCTCGCGTACGGCGTGGGTGGTCCGCGCGACGCCGAGGTCCTCCCGACCCCGACCTCGTTGGCCGCCGCCCTCGACGGGATGCAGATCGAGACGCTGCACCACGTGGTCCGGGCGACCGGGGCCGGCGACGCCTACGACGTGCTCGCCGTGGCCGGCGAGTTCGAGGGGTGA
- a CDS encoding thioredoxin domain-containing protein, whose translation MANRLSRATSPYLLQHADNPVDWHEWGDDAFALAAERDVPVLLSVGYAACHWCHVMARESFEDPELAAYLNEHFVPVKVDREERPDVDAVYMRATTAMTGQGGWPMTVVLTPSGEPFFAGTYFPPRPSHQMPGFGQVLEAVVDTWRTKRDDIARVGGQIVEHLAAAESAGLAPGGGGRTPGPDDLDEAVRTLAEQFDATNGGFGGAPKFPPSMVLEFLLRHAARTGSEQSASMIEKTAEAMARGGMYDQLAGGFARYSVDATWTVPHFEKMLYDNALLLRAYLHLWRRDGSVLAERVVRETADFLLTDLITPQGGFASALDADTDGVEGATYVWTPDQLVEVLGREDGAWAARHLLVTPQGTFENGTSTLQRRIEPNDPERWESVRERLATARRARPAPARDEKVVAAWNGLAVSALAEAGVLLDEPAYVDAAVVAASLLAGVHTDADGRLLRTSRDGLASTNVGVLEDYGCVAEAYLAVLGVTGDAVWLERARALCDRILAHFTDEESGGFYDTADDAPDLVVRPRDVSDNATPSGASAAAAALVALGAVTGESRYREGAERAVASAAPLALKAPRFAGASLAVAEALLAGPVEVAVVGTGDDAAVLHRAALRLDSPGAVVLAGAPGTAVPLFEGRDLVDGSAAAYVCRGFVCERPVTDPAALRA comes from the coding sequence ATGGCCAACCGACTCAGCCGCGCGACCTCCCCGTACCTGCTGCAGCACGCCGACAACCCCGTCGACTGGCACGAGTGGGGCGACGACGCGTTCGCGCTGGCGGCCGAGCGGGACGTGCCGGTGCTGCTGAGCGTCGGGTACGCCGCGTGCCACTGGTGCCACGTGATGGCGCGCGAGTCGTTCGAGGACCCCGAGCTCGCTGCGTACCTGAACGAGCACTTCGTCCCGGTCAAGGTCGACCGCGAGGAGCGCCCGGACGTCGACGCCGTCTACATGCGCGCGACGACCGCCATGACGGGGCAGGGCGGCTGGCCGATGACGGTCGTGCTGACGCCGAGCGGTGAGCCGTTCTTCGCCGGCACGTACTTCCCGCCGCGCCCCAGCCACCAGATGCCGGGATTCGGGCAGGTGCTGGAGGCCGTGGTCGACACGTGGCGTACGAAGCGCGACGACATCGCACGGGTCGGTGGACAGATCGTCGAGCACCTGGCCGCTGCCGAGTCGGCGGGCCTGGCGCCCGGCGGCGGCGGCCGTACGCCCGGCCCGGACGACCTGGACGAGGCGGTCCGGACGCTGGCCGAGCAGTTCGACGCGACGAACGGCGGGTTCGGCGGGGCGCCGAAGTTCCCGCCGTCGATGGTGCTGGAGTTCCTGCTGCGCCACGCGGCGCGGACGGGCTCCGAGCAGTCGGCGTCGATGATCGAGAAGACGGCCGAGGCGATGGCGCGGGGCGGGATGTACGACCAGCTGGCCGGCGGGTTCGCTCGCTACAGCGTCGACGCGACCTGGACCGTGCCCCACTTCGAGAAGATGCTGTACGACAACGCGCTGCTGCTGCGCGCGTACCTGCACCTGTGGCGGCGCGACGGCTCCGTGCTGGCCGAGCGGGTGGTCCGCGAGACCGCCGACTTCCTGCTCACCGACCTGATCACCCCTCAGGGCGGGTTCGCCTCCGCGCTCGACGCGGACACCGACGGGGTCGAGGGCGCGACGTACGTGTGGACTCCGGACCAGCTCGTCGAGGTGCTCGGGCGCGAGGACGGGGCGTGGGCGGCCCGGCACCTGCTGGTCACGCCGCAGGGGACGTTCGAGAACGGGACGTCGACGCTCCAGCGCCGGATCGAGCCCAACGACCCCGAGCGCTGGGAGTCGGTGCGGGAGAGGCTGGCGACGGCGCGGCGAGCACGCCCTGCGCCCGCGCGCGACGAGAAGGTCGTGGCCGCGTGGAACGGGCTCGCGGTGAGCGCGCTCGCCGAGGCGGGCGTGCTGCTGGACGAGCCGGCCTACGTCGATGCGGCGGTCGTCGCCGCGTCCCTGCTGGCAGGGGTGCACACCGACGCCGACGGCCGCCTGCTGCGGACCTCTCGCGACGGCCTCGCGTCGACGAACGTCGGCGTGCTGGAGGACTACGGCTGCGTCGCGGAGGCGTACCTCGCGGTGCTCGGCGTCACCGGCGACGCGGTGTGGCTGGAGCGAGCGCGTGCGCTGTGCGACCGGATCCTGGCCCACTTCACCGACGAGGAGTCGGGTGGGTTCTACGACACCGCCGACGACGCGCCGGACCTCGTCGTACGCCCGCGTGACGTCTCCGACAACGCGACGCCGTCCGGTGCGTCCGCGGCGGCCGCGGCGCTGGTCGCGCTGGGAGCGGTGACCGGCGAGTCGCGCTACCGCGAGGGTGCGGAGCGGGCGGTGGCGTCGGCGGCTCCGCTGGCGTTGAAGGCGCCCCGGTTCGCGGGGGCGTCGCTCGCGGTGGCCGAGGCGCTGCTCGCCGGACCGGTCGAGGTCGCGGTGGTCGGGACCGGGGACGACGCAGCCGTTCTGCACCGGGCCGCGCTGCGGCTGGACTCCCCGGGCGCGGTCGTCCTCGCGGGTGCGCCGGGGACCGCGGTGCCGCTCTTCGAGGGGCGCGATCTCGTCGACGGGTCGGCGGCGGCGTACGTCTGCCGTGGTTTCGTCTGCGAGCGCCCCGTCACCGACCCGGCAGCGCTGCGGGCCTGA